AACCACTGCAACTCTCAAACTACGAAGCCTTCACCGTCTCAGACAGCGCATAAAATTCGTGTAGGTGcagaaaataaggaaaaaacGTGTCATGATTTTTGTTCACATTCACAGAGTGTTCTGAAATCTACACAATCCACGCCCCAtttcaagtaattttaatttcaactaaATGTCACATTGGCTTTTCAGCACGTTGCAATCAattgtggttttttttttttatggttctTTGAACATGATGAAAAGTGATAGTTGATGAAAGACattccttttaaaaaatatactaagCGACTGTTCCTGTTCGTTTGTAAGGATCAGTCACGCactgatttttttaatcttgttttaaatcatGGAAACAGCAAATGAATGCTGCTGAAGAGTGAAATACATAAGGAGTTGACACGCTGCATTGAAAACAAATCAACAATTTCATGAGTTCTTTTGAAGAAGTGCAACAACTTGAAATTGAGGCAATCGAATCCTtatattcgtttgaaaatgaatttgttcaACTTTCTCATAATACTTTTCAACTAAACTTGAAATCGTCCACGACGCTCGACAAAACATCCACCGGTCTTCAAAAAAAAGTGACGCTTCATATTTCGTTTCCACAAACTTATCCTCAAACATTACCACAATGGTCTTTAAATGCATGTATGTGACGTTTCTccataacaaaaaaaaaaacgactgGCCGCGTACTCTTTAAAAAGGctcattattttgtatttcaatGTAAACGAACAAGTTAAATGTCATGTTTTTAGTGGAAGGAATGAgtgacgaagaagaagaagaattataTCGGGTTGTTGAGAAAACCATGtgcgaaaatttaaattccccTATGATATTCACCGTGGCACAAACTATCCAAGTAGTGGCTTTTGAATAGGATTCTATGATCGTGTTGACTACATTTTGACTTGTGGTCATGCTTTGTTATATGTTGTTTAGGATTTTCTCTGTTCTCCTTTTCAAGACACACTTTCTCACTCTAACTGTACCATTCCAAAAGAAGCGTTGGGATCTGTTGAACAGAATTCTGAAAGTCTCGACGCACAACGAAAAGACAATAAGGAACCTTCTTGTTTACCGTCTGACACTCTTGAATCGAAAATTATGTGTAATGCATCTTGTCGTATAACAGAAGACCAATTTTTGTTATGGAAGAAAGAATTTCATGaaagaatgattaaaaaagGTATTTGGTCacaaaaaattaaagggaacAAACTAACTGGTCGAGAAATCTTTGAGCGACATGCCCTGACATTACACAATTCGTTGAAAACGCGTCTTAGTGAAAAAGACTCGAACAGTACGTTCACTCGTATCACACTGTCCACATGCGATCAGTGTGATTCACTCTATCACAGACCCCAAACCCTCAACTCTTTGGAACAACGCCTCTTTATTTGCCGATTTGGATCCCAATTTTCTGAACGAGGACAATATGTTTTGTGATGAATTGGAAAACGATGAATCCCCAGTGCTACAGTAGCGCTTTGTTCAATGTGTCAAGCGCGAACCTTAGCTCAGCCGCGTCTTGACTTGACAACAAGTCTTGTGACCCTAGGTTGACATGGGGTCACTCTTGAGTCTTGCGTCATAACAAAGCAAAGGGATAAAAAGTGGGTGATGGATTTCGCAACacttgcttttttttttttaatgcattaCAGTACAAGGCAGCAGTGTGTTTTTGTGCTGGTCCCACCACACGttattgacaaaaaaaaatgtaaacgcTGACTACACCTTTTTTTTATGCAACAATAAAAAAGCACCTAAAGAACCAAGATACCCGTCATGGGTCAAGAAAAGCGCCTAAAATATGGCAGTGACTTGTTTTTGAAAAGTCAATTAAGAACGTACTTTGGATTCATCAGAAGCCTCTCGAGTGTGACTAATGTCGTGTGAAACTCTTGCAGTTGGAGAGGAAAGAAGAAGGGATTTTGAGCTACAAGGTACACTTTCTTCATTTGAAAACTGACCTACAGGCAGATACGCGCAGAAGTTCGAAAGTCATAGGAATAGgctttataaagaaattgtgaGAATGCAATGAAACAAGTTAAAAACCACATTAGTGctttttaactttaaaaaataaatgcagcATAAGGAATAAGATAgagtggtttttttttttgttggatggacaaaaaaaaaatggtacctTACTTTGTGAACAATAGGTATTTTGATCTTTCAAAACTTTTCGTTTTGACTCATCCCAAATTTGTTTTGGGCATTTTTGACAAATGCTTTTTGAAGGTTGCACTGCACAGGTCCGTTGTGGTATTTTACACTCTTGTTCGTTAATGAAAGTGACATTTTGGTGATAATAGGTGGCATAAAAATTCACAGCTCGCCGAATTTCCATCATGGTAACA
The Hylaeus volcanicus isolate JK05 unplaced genomic scaffold, UHH_iyHylVolc1.0_haploid 12221, whole genome shotgun sequence DNA segment above includes these coding regions:
- the LOC128883149 gene encoding uncharacterized protein LOC128883149, which encodes MKKMCNTFQTSTVSYVFDSFGRLYVNDQSVSEIHRSNHADIARSLITMVAYNIGYLACLVGRIHGVTRFVFAGKFIHNHDVTMMEIRRAVNFYATYYHQNVTFINEQECKIPQRTCAVQPSKSICQKCPKQIWDESKRKVLKDQNTYCSQSQFSNEESVPCSSKSLLLSSPTARVSHDISHTREASDESKALFLTHDGYLGSLGAFLLLHKKKV